A stretch of DNA from Candidatus Bathyarchaeota archaeon:
GAGATAGAATAATGTTTCAAAATTTAATACCAATACTGAGTCAATTGAGGCAAACTGTAGATACTTGGATTGATGATGAGTTCAAAGACTTAGAAGACGAAATTTCACATCTTGGCAATGTAGCTCCTACAGATAATGCAAGTAAAAGGATTGCCAGATATGAAAAAGATTTGACTCAGATTCGTAGTGAACAATTGCCAAAGGCTCTAAAGCAATTGGATGAGTTGATTAGGTATATCAAACAACAGAAATTTAAGTCCTCAGAAGAGGCTACTGAAATGTTGAAGAAGGAACTTCCACCTATTATTTCAGTAGTATTTAGTCTTAACAAGGCAAGAGAAAGGCTTGATGGTATGGCAGAGATGATTCCTATAGCTGTCGTTGAGGAACTCCGAAGAAACGATGAGGAATAAGAAGTTCAAAAACAAGAATAGAGCAAATTTTTATCCATCTTCCACACAAATGTAATATGATGTAACATGCGCGCGCATGCATTGTATGGCAAGGTGTCTAGATGGATATTTCAAAGGAGATCATAGATTACTGGGACCACTTTCAGAAAGAACATGGGATAACAAAAAACTTTGTGGATGCTTGGTATTTCGGGGATAATCCTGAACTAGGTGATGAATTGTTGGAACTGGTGTTAACAGGCAAAAAAACAGGAACAGCAACCTTGGTTATTGAATTAAAGAGAGAAGGAGAGAAGATGCCTGAGGTCGGAGACTACAACATTATCCTAGATGGTAAAGAAAAACCTACCGCAATCATCCGGACCACATCAGTTGAAATCAAACCATTTAATGAAGTGGAAGAAGCGTTTGCCTACTCCGAGGGCGAGAATGACCGTACCCTGGAATCTTGGAGGAAAGAACACAGGATATACTGGACCCGAAAAGGCCAGAAACTTGGATTCGCTATGAAAGAAGACCTTTTGGTGATCTGTGAGAACTTCGAACTTGTTTATTCTAAATAATCTAACCCATTTGGTCGCGCGCGCATCCGATTAACTTTTTGCATGTTCTGGATAGGTGTAAGGTGGGCTAGCCATGGTCGGAATCCATTGCGATTTTTGAAGTATGGGGGGATACTTTTAGGGCTTGGCGTGGCTTGGATTTGGCTTGTTTCGGTGAAAGCGCCTTGTTCTAGGCTTAAAAAAGATTCACTACTAATCTAAGAAATTTCTAAGGATTCCTAAGCGAAGCTAAAATAAACCTCCAACTAAAAAATAGAGAGGTGGCGCAAGCCTTACGTTCTGACTTGGATGAAAAAAAGAGAAAAGGGTTATTGGTCTTTTCCTTTCACTCTCATGATGTTTCGTAAGCCACGTTTCTTTCTTGGTTCTTCGACTTCGACACCTAACCTCTTTAGCTTTCTTCGTGTGCTTTCCGTCATTACTAAGCCTTGTTCCTTCATCTGTTCAATTATCACATCTGCTATAACTTGCATGCCTCGTTTCATGTCATTCATCTCTTCTTGCATCGCTTCTAAGCTTGCATGGTTACTATTTGTCAATGCTCCTAAGACTAAGCG
This window harbors:
- a CDS encoding ASCH domain-containing protein, with the translated sequence MDISKEIIDYWDHFQKEHGITKNFVDAWYFGDNPELGDELLELVLTGKKTGTATLVIELKREGEKMPEVGDYNIILDGKEKPTAIIRTTSVEIKPFNEVEEAFAYSEGENDRTLESWRKEHRIYWTRKGQKLGFAMKEDLLVICENFELVYSK